The Branchiostoma floridae strain S238N-H82 chromosome 8, Bfl_VNyyK, whole genome shotgun sequence genome has a segment encoding these proteins:
- the LOC118421832 gene encoding uncharacterized protein LOC118421832 gives SISPTGRAVPQEIPTHGNSSGQGASPSPAQQLNRLVDNLLVQSLAPSTISAYRLAWQHFRQFSLEIHCTANIKPPIPEPIVCQFISYLHSKGFAPASIASKLSAIGFIHKIQNLQDPTSTFVVRKLMHSIQKNHVPDGRLPITPPILSQLIDALKFIKTTYYNQCLYEAMFTFMFYSLARISEVTVTNSSQHTLTLADLRGNLDSNSGLTSFLVQFKTYKHSSPSAQSTIQIQPHPESPHCPVVSLAKYLQLRGRNPGYLFQRRDGCPVTSDNFAKALRACVLQVKLDPQKYTSHSFRIGAATQAALQGVSDSNLRLLGRWTSDAFKKYIRT, from the coding sequence TCTATCTCGCCTACAGGTAGAGCGGTTCCGCAGGAAATACCCACACATGGCAACTCATCCGGTCAGGGTGCCTCCCCATCTCCTGCCCAGCAGCTTAATCGACTAGTCGACAACTTGCTTGTTCAATCCTTAGCACCTTCTACAATCTCAGCTTATCGCCTGGCGTGGCAGCATTTCCGTCAATTCAGCCTTGAAATCCACTGTACAGCCAATATCAAGCCCCCTATTCCAGAGCCTATAGTATGCCAGTTTATTTCCTACTTACATAGTAAGGGATTTGCCCCAGCGTCGATAGCATCTAAACTTTCAGCTATAGGTTTCATTCACAAAATCCAAAATCTACAAGACCCCACTTCTACTTTCGTCGTTCGCAAGTTGATGCACTCAATACAAAAGAACCACGTACCCGACGGAAGGTTGCCCATAACGCCTCCTATTCTTTCCCAATTGATTGATGCCTTGAAGTTCATAAAGACCACGTACTACAATCAGTGCCTGTATGAGGCAATGTTCACGTTTATGTTCTACTCTTTAGCTCGCATAAGCGAAGTAACGGTAACTAATTCTTCCCAACACACTCTGACCTTAGCGGACCTCAGGGGTAATCTGGACTCTAATAGTGGCCTAACTTCCTTCTTGGTACAGTTTAAGACGTACAAACACAGCAGTCCTTCAGCCCAATCCACCATCCAGATCCAACCACACCCAGAAAGTCCGCACTGCCCGGTGGTAAGCCTTGCTAAGTACCTCCAACTACGGGGAAGGAACCCGGGGTACCTGTTCCAACGTAGGGATGGTTGCCCTGTTACCAGCGATAACTTTGCCAAGGCATTAAGAGCCTGTGTCCTGCAAGTCAAACTCGATCCACAAAAATACACCTCGCATTCCTTCCGAATTGGAGCTGCTACGCAAGCAGCTTTGCAGGGGGTTTCGGATTCGAACCTTCGGCTACTAGGGAGATGGACCTCAGAtgcatttaaaaaatatattcgCACTTAA